Below is a window of Candidatus Zixiibacteriota bacterium DNA.
TATCGAGCTTGAGGAATGTCACCTGGAAGAGGACGCCGGTAAGTCATTTCATGGCCACGAATGCACCACTGTAGATCTCAATCGATGCGGGGTTCCGCTTTTGGAAATCGTTACCCGGCCGGTGATTCATAGTCCCGAAGAGGCTTATCTGTTTCTGAAACGGCTCAAGCAGATTGTGCAGTACCTTGGCCTGTCATATGCGGATATGGAAAAAGGTGAGTTGAGATGCGATGCCAATATCTCGATCAGAGATAGCGATGATTCCGCTTTGGGACCGAAAGTCGAGCTGAAAAACCTGAATTCCTTCCGTTTCATCAGGCGGGCATTGGAATACGAGTATAAACGCCAGGTTAAAACGGTGAAGGCCGGGAATTCTGTTTTGCGCGAGACCCGTCTCTATGACGAGCAGATGAATACGACCCTCCCAATGCGATCCAAGGAGGAATCATCCGATTACCGCTTTTTTCCGGAGCCGAATCTTCCGCCCCATAAGATTTCAAAAGAATTGATCGCGCGATTGAAATGCTCTCTTTTGGAACTTCCGGACAAGAGGCTGGATCGTTACCTCACTGATATGGGATTGCCGTTCGATTCGGCGCAGGCATTGATATCCGATTTCGAATTATCAGAGTATTTTGAGAAGACAGCCGGATATTGCCAAGATTCGAAGCTGGCCGCCAACTGGATTTTAACCGAGCTTATGGGGCTGATGAGTGCTGAGAAGATCAGTTTGAAGAAGCTGAAAATAAGTCCCTGGATGCTTGCGGATCTCTTGATTCAGGTCCAAAAGAAACAGATCTCAGGTAAGATCGCAGCTACTGTGCTCAGGCGGATGATTGCCACAGGTGAGCCGGCGGAGGCGATTATCGAGCGCGAGGGGCTCAGGCTGATAACCGACCGCGATTCGTTACTGGAAGTGATAGAAGAAGTTATCAGTGAGAACCCCGAGAATCTGAAAAAGTATCTTGACGGCAGAGAGAAGCTGTTTGTATTTTTCGTCGGCCAGGTGATGGCCAAAACGGGCGGCCAGGCCGACCCGCAGGCTGTAAACAAACTGTTGAGGGAGACACTCGATGACAGACAAGCTTAAGCTGGCAGTATTCGCATCGCACGGCGGTTCAAATCTGCAATCTATAATCGATGCCTCCCGCGATCCTGATTTCCCGGCCGAGGTGGCTCTGGTGGTTTCGAACAACCTCAAGGCTTTTGCTCTCACAAGAGCCGGGAAAGCCGGGATACCGACTGTCGTGTGGCAGAAAAAGAAATTTGCCGACGCCAAAGCTTATGTCGACTTTATCCTCGAAAAACTGCGTGAACATGGTATCGATTTGATCTGCCTGGCCGGTTATATGAAACTGATTCCATCGGAACTGATCCGCCAGTATCGTATCATAAATATTCATCCCGCCTTGCTTCCCAAATACGGGGGTAAAGGGATGTACGGTATCCATGTCCACGAGGCGGTCCTTGAAGCCGGCGAGGATGCGACCGGAGTGACGATCCATCAGGTTAACGAAAAATATGACCAGGGAAAAATCTTGAATAGTTGCCAAGTCGCCGTTAGTCCCGATGACAATCCGGAGAGCCTGCAGAAAAAAGTGCTTGAGTTTGAACATAAATTGTACCCCGAAACAATCGCAAAAATTGCCAAAGGAGAAATTACTCTCGATGAATGATGAAATCAAAACTGTTTACAAGACGGAGATAGAGGAATTTCCCCGCTTTGCCGAGGGAAAGGTGCGGGATGTCTACGATCTGGGCGACAAGCTTTTGGTGGTAGCTTCCGACAGGCTCTCCGCGTTTGACGTGGTTCTGCCCAACCCGATACCCAACAAGGGAGTGGTGCTTACCCAGATGTCGGTTTTCTGGTTCGATTATCTCAAGGATGTCGTTCCGAATCACTTTATTACAGCCAACCTGGATGAGTATCCCTCGGAACTGACCAGGTATCGCGATATCCTCGATGGGCGTTCGATGCTGGTCAAGAAATGCAAGCGAATCGACTTCGAATGCATTGTAAGGGGATATATTACCGGTTCGATGTGGAAAGAGTACCAGAGAGCCAAAGAGAAAAATGCCAAGAAGATACTGCATGGTTTCGAGCTTCCCAACAACCTCGAGGAGTCGGAAAAACTGCCTAAACCACTGTTTACTCCCTCGACCAAGGCTGAAACCGGCCACGACGAAAATATCAGTCAGGAACAGATGGCAGACCAAATCGGATCTGATCTCGTTAAAAAGCTTGAGGATGTTTCGATTCGGCTGTTCGAAAAAGCTTCCAACTACGCTGAAAATCGCGGAATCATGATAGCCGACACCAAGTTCGAATTCGGCTTCGACGGCGATCAGCTTACCTTGATCGATGAGGTGCTTTCACCTGATTCCTCGCGTTTCTGGCCCAAGTACAAGTATTCCAAGGGCAAGAGCCAGGAGAGTTTCGACAAGCAGTTCATCCGCGACTACCTCAGCCAGAGCGGTTGGAACAAAAAACCACCGGCACCCGAGGTACCGGAAGATATCATCAACAAAACCAGCGAAAAATACAAGGAAGCCTACGAGCTTCTGGTGGAATAAAGGGAAGGTGTTATGTCTGCGAGCCAAAAGGGAAACTGGATCAAGATAAAGAGAGCGTTGATCTCGGTCTCGGACAAGACCGGAATAGTTGAGCTGGCCAAAAAACTTCAGGATCTGGATGTCGAAATCATTTCAACCGGCGGTACAAAAAAAGTGCTCAAGGAAAACGGTATCCAGGTCATCCCGATATCCTCGTTCACCGGCGCGCCGGAGATCCTGGATGGACGGGTGAAAACGCTTCATCCAGCGGTCCATGCCGGAATCCTCTATAAGCGTGATGTCGAAGATCATCAGAAGGAAATGAAAGCCCACAGCTACAAAGACATCGACATGGTGATCCTGAATCTCTACCCATTTGAGTCGACTCTCAAAAAGGAAGGTGTTACCGAAGAGGAGATTATCGAGAATATCGATATCGGCGGCCCTACCATGCTTCGTTCAGCGGCCAAAGCCTTCGACTATGTCGCCATAGTCACCGATCCCTCGCAGTACAGCGATATTATCGAGGAATTGAGCGAAAATACAGCCTCGATTTCGTACCAGACCCGCCTTGATCTGGCAAAATCCGCGTTTTGCCGGGTGGCTGACTACGATCGGGCGATTTCAACTTATTTTGTCTGTGGCAAGGCCGAAAAGGTGAGCAGTTTTCCAGAGACGATCAATATCTCTGTCAGGAAGATGATGGATTTGCGTTACGGGGAAAATCCGCACCAGGGCGCGGCGGTCTACACCGATCCCAGGGCGAATATGCCGACGCTTTCCCGGGCCCAGGTTCTGGGCGGCAAAGCCTTGTCGTACAATAACTACGGCGATTTGGAGGCGGTCCTGTCGATGATCCTGGATTTCAAGACGCCGTTTGCGGTGGTCTGTAAACACGCCAACCCATGTGGCGCGGCCGAGGCCGATAGCTTGACCGAAGCTTATCGTCTGGCTTATGAAGCCGACCCGATTTCCGCTTATGGCTCTATTATCGGATTGAATAAACCTGTCGATAAAGAGACTGCGGAGCTGTTACATGAGACCAAGTTCGTGGAATGTGTCCTGGCGCCTGAATACGAAGAAG
It encodes the following:
- the purN gene encoding phosphoribosylglycinamide formyltransferase, yielding MTDKLKLAVFASHGGSNLQSIIDASRDPDFPAEVALVVSNNLKAFALTRAGKAGIPTVVWQKKKFADAKAYVDFILEKLREHGIDLICLAGYMKLIPSELIRQYRIINIHPALLPKYGGKGMYGIHVHEAVLEAGEDATGVTIHQVNEKYDQGKILNSCQVAVSPDDNPESLQKKVLEFEHKLYPETIAKIAKGEITLDE
- a CDS encoding phosphoribosylaminoimidazolesuccinocarboxamide synthase; the encoded protein is MNDEIKTVYKTEIEEFPRFAEGKVRDVYDLGDKLLVVASDRLSAFDVVLPNPIPNKGVVLTQMSVFWFDYLKDVVPNHFITANLDEYPSELTRYRDILDGRSMLVKKCKRIDFECIVRGYITGSMWKEYQRAKEKNAKKILHGFELPNNLEESEKLPKPLFTPSTKAETGHDENISQEQMADQIGSDLVKKLEDVSIRLFEKASNYAENRGIMIADTKFEFGFDGDQLTLIDEVLSPDSSRFWPKYKYSKGKSQESFDKQFIRDYLSQSGWNKKPPAPEVPEDIINKTSEKYKEAYELLVE
- the gatB gene encoding Asp-tRNA(Asn)/Glu-tRNA(Gln) amidotransferase subunit GatB, encoding NSLICPVCLGLPGALPVTNKKAVEKGLKFATAVGAEIAGVLEFDRKNYFYPDLPKGYQITQYHNPLARGGKIRIETDKEHKYIELEECHLEEDAGKSFHGHECTTVDLNRCGVPLLEIVTRPVIHSPEEAYLFLKRLKQIVQYLGLSYADMEKGELRCDANISIRDSDDSALGPKVELKNLNSFRFIRRALEYEYKRQVKTVKAGNSVLRETRLYDEQMNTTLPMRSKEESSDYRFFPEPNLPPHKISKELIARLKCSLLELPDKRLDRYLTDMGLPFDSAQALISDFELSEYFEKTAGYCQDSKLAANWILTELMGLMSAEKISLKKLKISPWMLADLLIQVQKKQISGKIAATVLRRMIATGEPAEAIIEREGLRLITDRDSLLEVIEEVISENPENLKKYLDGREKLFVFFVGQVMAKTGGQADPQAVNKLLRETLDDRQA
- the purH gene encoding bifunctional phosphoribosylaminoimidazolecarboxamide formyltransferase/IMP cyclohydrolase; this encodes MSASQKGNWIKIKRALISVSDKTGIVELAKKLQDLDVEIISTGGTKKVLKENGIQVIPISSFTGAPEILDGRVKTLHPAVHAGILYKRDVEDHQKEMKAHSYKDIDMVILNLYPFESTLKKEGVTEEEIIENIDIGGPTMLRSAAKAFDYVAIVTDPSQYSDIIEELSENTASISYQTRLDLAKSAFCRVADYDRAISTYFVCGKAEKVSSFPETINISVRKMMDLRYGENPHQGAAVYTDPRANMPTLSRAQVLGGKALSYNNYGDLEAVLSMILDFKTPFAVVCKHANPCGAAEADSLTEAYRLAYEADPISAYGSIIGLNKPVDKETAELLHETKFVECVLAPEYEEGVVERMKKKKARRILKLPEIMEGYKSSFHQYSFLKGGLLAMDPDLYEVKREDLKTVTEVAPTEEQIESMLFAFKIVKHVKSNAILLVQGKQTVGVGCGQTSRVDASVLAAMKAGERAKGSCLASDAFFPMRDGVDRAAEAGVKAIIQPGGSKRDDEAIEAANEHQLSMVFTGIRHFKH